Proteins from one Calditrichota bacterium genomic window:
- a CDS encoding transposase family protein: MSSKAKYEYYLQIRAKYHSSTKKEKQVILDGFCNICEYNRKYAISLLNKPPAQVSPENLSRRGRKAIYDHVLIKTVLFDIWQVTNMPCSKRLKALVAEWVPFYEQHELSDEIEQKLLSISAATIDRLLAPCRRRHGKKGMATTKPGSLLKKHIPIKTDQWNEREPGFLETDTVAHCGTSMAGMFAFTVNSVDIYSQWTAQRAVWGKGEKGVLDAVSDIESQLPFPIKGFDCDNGSEFLNWHLVRHFQERKKPVQFTRSRSYHKNDNAHVENKNWTHIRQYLGYGRFDSPQIVDMLNDLYRNEWYYYFNFFISNVKLIDKKRVDSKIIKKYDKPQTPFHRLMASHAIDEETKQRLQHEKETLNPFEVQRRMKKKIEDIMKLVYQ; encoded by the coding sequence AAAGTATGAGTATTATTTGCAAATCAGGGCGAAATATCATAGCTCCACCAAAAAAGAAAAACAGGTCATATTAGACGGATTTTGTAACATCTGCGAGTATAATCGTAAATATGCCATTAGTTTGCTTAACAAGCCCCCAGCACAGGTATCACCAGAGAATCTCTCGCGTCGCGGTCGTAAGGCCATTTATGATCATGTGCTCATAAAGACTGTGCTCTTTGACATTTGGCAAGTAACGAATATGCCATGCTCCAAACGTCTCAAAGCACTTGTTGCGGAATGGGTGCCGTTTTATGAGCAGCACGAGCTATCCGACGAGATTGAACAGAAACTATTGTCGATTTCTGCGGCAACCATTGATCGGCTTCTTGCTCCTTGTCGGCGTCGCCATGGTAAAAAAGGCATGGCAACCACAAAGCCGGGATCGCTTTTGAAAAAGCATATTCCCATAAAGACCGATCAATGGAACGAACGAGAGCCTGGCTTTTTAGAGACAGATACCGTTGCGCATTGTGGCACTTCTATGGCTGGTATGTTTGCCTTTACGGTCAACAGCGTGGATATCTATTCCCAGTGGACCGCGCAACGAGCTGTCTGGGGCAAGGGCGAAAAAGGTGTTTTAGACGCTGTTTCCGACATCGAGAGCCAACTTCCCTTCCCCATAAAAGGATTTGATTGCGATAACGGCTCGGAGTTCTTGAATTGGCATTTAGTGCGACATTTTCAAGAACGAAAAAAGCCAGTCCAGTTTACCCGTTCTCGATCCTATCACAAAAATGACAATGCCCATGTGGAAAATAAAAACTGGACTCATATCAGGCAATATCTGGGATATGGTCGCTTTGATTCCCCACAGATCGTCGACATGCTTAATGATCTTTATCGAAACGAATGGTACTATTATTTTAATTTTTTTATCAGTAACGTCAAACTCATCGATAAAAAACGAGTGGATTCTAAAATTATTAAAAAATATGACAAACCACAAACACCATTTCACCGACTTATGGCCTCTCATGCTATTGACGAGGAAACAAAACAGAGACTACAGCATGAAAAAGAGACACTCAATCCCTTTGAAGTACAACGTCGCATGAAAAAGAAAATCGAGGACATCATGAAACTCGTTTATCAATAA
- a CDS encoding PTS sugar transporter subunit IIB: protein MALDLIRIDDRLVHGQVVIAWGSYLKTTKIILCHDEIAKSEIEREMYANAEEIAPHPMRICVWTKDQTVRALRTEKYKNEKIILLLESPRDALNLVDSGLSFARVNIGGMHYERGKRRLAPYIYVNDEDVVCLKQLAQKGIHLEGRDVPNAKKIDLTRIIDE from the coding sequence ATGGCTTTAGATTTGATTCGCATTGACGACCGCCTTGTGCACGGGCAGGTCGTCATTGCCTGGGGGAGTTATTTAAAAACAACAAAAATCATTTTGTGCCACGATGAAATAGCAAAATCAGAAATAGAACGAGAAATGTACGCCAACGCCGAAGAAATCGCTCCCCATCCCATGCGCATTTGTGTCTGGACAAAGGACCAGACAGTACGCGCGCTCCGCACAGAAAAATACAAAAATGAAAAAATTATTCTCTTGTTAGAATCTCCGCGGGACGCGCTGAATTTAGTGGATTCCGGCCTCTCTTTCGCTCGAGTGAACATCGGGGGCATGCATTATGAGCGCGGAAAACGTCGGCTCGCCCCGTACATTTACGTGAACGACGAGGATGTCGTTTGTCTCAAGCAATTAGCGCAAAAAGGTATTCATTTAGAGGGTCGCGACGTGCCAAACGCCAAAAAAATCGATTTGACCAGAATTATCGATGAATGA
- a CDS encoding PTS sugar transporter subunit IIA has protein sequence MIGGIIVTHGPMAQPLIAAAETILGKADNIRALSTTPFSLKEIVSEVEKIIEKEAWDDGVLVMASLRGGSCWNAAVLIANKKSNVQVVSGVNLPMVISFLSKRNSLSLSELAETVYHDGVRGIAKL, from the coding sequence ATGATCGGAGGAATCATCGTCACACACGGGCCTATGGCGCAACCTCTCATTGCAGCAGCAGAAACTATTCTGGGAAAAGCGGATAATATTCGCGCACTGTCAACCACGCCATTTTCATTGAAAGAAATTGTGTCCGAAGTCGAGAAAATTATTGAAAAAGAAGCGTGGGACGATGGCGTACTCGTCATGGCCAGCCTGCGCGGCGGATCTTGCTGGAACGCCGCCGTTCTGATCGCCAACAAAAAATCAAACGTACAAGTTGTTTCCGGAGTGAACCTCCCGATGGTAATTTCTTTCTTGAGCAAGAGAAACAGTCTTTCGCTGTCAGAGTTGGCAGAGACCGTTTACCATGACGGGGTGCGCGGAATTGCCAAGCTTTAA
- a CDS encoding HPr kinase/phosphorylase, protein MKPLTVKELFEDTKNILKLEILNCEDELNNEITERELHRTGLALSGFVEVFTYRRIQIIGNTELAYLEKLSPVKRELSLRKVLTFKIPCIIVTDNNHPGSDFLKIATECKIPVLRSLYSTTHVSQILSSYLEKRFAPFRTVHGSLVDVYGIGMLVTGRSGIGKSEVALDLVERGHRLVADDVVDLIRRTEGVLIGSCTETLLHHMEIRGLGIIDIRSMFGIRSIRFQKRVEVELNLVDWDKDKEYDRTGLDEEMIDYLGVKIPVIHLPIFPGKNITVIAETIALNQLLKIYGEFTAKEFNDRLMQKIQSNTTLRDHLFFDLE, encoded by the coding sequence ATGAAGCCATTAACAGTAAAAGAATTATTCGAAGATACAAAAAACATATTAAAACTTGAAATTCTCAATTGTGAAGATGAATTAAATAATGAAATCACCGAACGTGAGCTGCATCGAACAGGCCTGGCGCTCAGTGGGTTTGTTGAAGTGTTTACTTATCGGCGTATCCAGATTATTGGTAATACTGAACTGGCGTACCTGGAAAAACTCAGCCCGGTCAAGCGGGAATTAAGCCTGAGAAAAGTTCTTACGTTCAAAATACCATGCATCATTGTGACAGACAACAACCATCCTGGCTCTGACTTTCTTAAAATTGCCACTGAATGCAAAATTCCCGTTTTGCGCAGTTTGTACTCGACGACCCATGTATCGCAAATTTTGAGCAGTTATCTGGAGAAGAGATTTGCGCCTTTTCGTACAGTTCACGGCTCCCTGGTCGACGTCTACGGAATCGGAATGCTCGTCACCGGCCGCAGCGGCATCGGAAAAAGCGAAGTGGCTCTTGATTTAGTAGAGCGAGGCCACCGTTTAGTCGCCGACGATGTAGTCGATCTCATTCGCCGCACCGAGGGAGTTTTAATTGGCAGTTGCACCGAGACTTTGCTTCACCACATGGAAATACGGGGGCTGGGAATAATCGACATTCGTTCCATGTTTGGCATTCGCTCTATTCGTTTCCAAAAAAGAGTGGAGGTGGAGCTCAATCTGGTAGATTGGGACAAAGACAAAGAATACGACCGCACTGGTCTGGACGAAGAAATGATTGATTATTTGGGAGTAAAAATCCCTGTCATTCACTTGCCCATTTTCCCCGGAAAAAATATTACCGTGATCGCTGAAACAATCGCTTTGAACCAATTACTAAAAATATACGGGGAATTTACCGCCAAAGAATTTAATGATCGCTTGATGCAGAAAATCCAAAGTAACACTACATTGCGAGACCATTTGTTTTTTGACCTGGAATAA
- the raiA gene encoding ribosome-associated translation inhibitor RaiA produces MRVTFTARHYKSSPRLKEYAESEVQRLEKFFDGIISCEIVLDYQKDIQIAEINVIVHGQQLTVMEKSEEIRKSIDLAVDKMERQLKRYKEKKFQTYATKEVE; encoded by the coding sequence ATGAGAGTAACGTTCACTGCCCGTCATTACAAATCATCTCCGCGGCTCAAAGAGTATGCTGAGAGTGAAGTGCAAAGGTTGGAAAAGTTTTTCGATGGCATTATCAGTTGCGAAATTGTGTTAGATTATCAGAAAGACATTCAAATCGCTGAAATCAATGTGATCGTCCACGGACAACAGTTGACGGTGATGGAAAAATCAGAAGAAATACGCAAGTCCATTGATTTGGCTGTTGATAAAATGGAACGGCAGCTTAAACGTTACAAAGAGAAAAAATTTCAAACTTATGCAACTAAAGAAGTTGAATGA
- a CDS encoding tyrosine recombinase XerC yields the protein MNKALENKNSATKNWDLIFDQYLNYLKSERSYSTHTITAYSHDLQQFYDFLEKNFGLNRCSPADIDRQKLRSFLANLKKRDFRATTLNRKIACLKSFFKFLFVNQFIKSNPAIGLYSLKTEKKIPTTISYEQIKEAIELIDASDVIGLRDRAIFELFYGTGIRLNELANIRISDIDMVNDLIRVLGKGKKERLVPLGKIAKSSIRAYLQRRLELLAKISDQNSNNYLLLNQYGKKLSLRGIQRRVAKYLHLVTSSGAHPHSLRHSFATHLLDAGADLVAVKELLGHSSLSTTQIYTHVSSERLKKIYKQAHPRADKD from the coding sequence ATGAACAAAGCTCTTGAAAATAAAAATAGCGCCACAAAAAATTGGGATTTGATTTTCGATCAATATTTGAATTACCTCAAATCGGAACGATCCTATTCCACGCATACCATCACCGCGTATAGCCATGATTTGCAGCAATTTTACGATTTTTTGGAGAAAAATTTCGGACTAAACCGCTGTTCACCCGCCGATATCGACCGCCAAAAATTAAGGTCGTTTCTGGCAAATTTGAAAAAGCGCGACTTTCGCGCAACTACCCTGAATCGCAAAATTGCCTGTTTGAAATCCTTCTTCAAATTTTTATTTGTCAATCAATTTATAAAAAGCAATCCGGCAATTGGCTTGTATTCTTTGAAAACAGAGAAAAAAATTCCCACGACGATCAGTTACGAACAAATCAAAGAAGCGATTGAACTTATCGACGCCAGCGACGTCATCGGATTGCGCGACCGGGCAATATTTGAATTATTTTATGGAACCGGCATTCGATTAAATGAGTTAGCTAATATAAGGATCTCTGATATAGATATGGTGAATGATTTGATACGTGTGTTGGGAAAAGGAAAAAAAGAACGACTCGTTCCCTTGGGCAAAATCGCAAAGTCATCTATTCGGGCCTATCTTCAACGCCGGCTTGAATTGCTTGCCAAGATTTCCGATCAAAATTCAAACAATTATCTTTTATTGAACCAATACGGAAAAAAATTGTCGCTCCGCGGGATCCAACGTCGCGTGGCAAAATATTTGCATTTAGTTACGTCTTCGGGCGCGCATCCTCACAGTCTCAGGCATTCATTTGCCACCCATTTGTTGGACGCCGGCGCGGATTTAGTGGCTGTGAAGGAACTACTGGGACACTCCAGTTTGTCAACAACACAAATTTACACGCATGTCTCGTCAGAGCGATTGAAAAAAATCTACAAACAAGCGCATCCGAGGGCTGATAAAGATTAA